A stretch of the Vigna radiata var. radiata cultivar VC1973A chromosome 9, Vradiata_ver6, whole genome shotgun sequence genome encodes the following:
- the LOC106774041 gene encoding eukaryotic initiation factor 4A-10, whose translation MAGLAPEGTQFDGRQYDAKMTELLSTDGQEFFTSYDEVYDSFDAMGLQENLLRGIYAYGFERPSAIQQRGIVPFCKGLDVIQQAQSGTGKTATFCSGILQQLDYGLVQCQALVLAPTRELAQQIEKVMRALGDYLGVKVHACVGGTSVREDQRILQAGVHTVVGTPGRVFDMLRRQSLRPDYIKMFVLDEADEMLSRGFKDQIYDIFQLLPSKIQVGVFSATMPPEALEITRKFMNKPVRILVKRDELTLEGIKQFYVNVDKEEWKLETLCDLYETLAITQSVIFVNTRRKVDWLTDKMRSNDHTVSATHGDMDQNTRDIIMREFRSGSSRVLITTDLLARGIDVQQVSLVINYDLPTQPENYLHRIGRSGRFGRKGVAINFVTADDSRMLSDIQKFYNVTVEELPSNVADLL comes from the exons ATGGCAGGTTTGGCTCCAGAAGGAACACAATTTGATGGTCGCCAATATGATGCTAAGATGACTGAATT GCTTTCCACTGATGGGCAAGAATTCTTTACGTCTTATGATGAAGTCTACGACAGTTTTGATGCAATGGGATTACAAGAAAATCTTCTGCGAGGCATATATGCTTATG GTTTTGAGAGGCCTTCTGCAATCCAGCAACGAGGAATTGTTCCTTTCTGCAAGGGTCTGGATGTGATTCAGCAGGCTCAATCTGGAACAGGAAAGACAGCAACATTCTGTTCTGGAATTTTGCAGCAGCTTGATTATGGATTGGTTCAGTGCCAGGCTTTGGTTTTGGCACCAACAAGGGAGCTAGCACAGCAGATTGAAAAAGTTATGAGAGCTCTTGGCGATTACCTGGGTGTTAAAGTTCATGCATGTGTTGGTGGGACAAGTGTTCGTGAGGATCAGCGCATTCTCCAAGCTGGTGTTCACACTGTTGTTGGCACTCCTGGCCGTGTGTTTGACATGCTGCGGAGGCAGTCTCTCCGCCCAGATTACATAAAGATGTTTGTTTTGGATGAGGCTGATGAAATGCTTTCACGAGGTTTCAAGGATCAG ATCTATGACATCTTCCAGCTGCTACCATCCAAAATTCAGGTTGGGGTTTTCTCTGCTACAATGCCACCAGAAGCCCTTGAGATTACAAGGAAGTTCATGAATAAGCCAGTGAGAATCTTGGTAAAGCGCGATGAACTGACCCTGGAGGGTATCAAACAGTTTTATGTCAATGTTGACAAGGAAGAGTGGAAGCTAGAGACATTATGTGACCTTTATGAGACTCTGGCTATCACCCAAAGTGTCATTTTTGTGAACACCAGGCGCAAGGTCGACTGGCTCACTGATAAGATGCGAAGCAATGACCACACGGTCTCTGCCACCCATGGTGACATGGACCAAAACACGCGTGACATCATCATGCGTGAATTCCGGTCCGGCTCGTCTCGAGTTCTCATTACCACCGACCTTCTGGCCCGTGGTATAGATGTGCAACAAGTGTCTCTGGTCATAAACTATGATCTGCCAACCCAGCCTGAAAACTATCTCCACCGCATAGGCCGTAGTGGCCGGTTTGGAAGAAAAGGAGTTGCTATAAACTTTGTCACAGCTGATGATTCCAGAATGCTGTCTGATATTCAGAAGTTCTACAATGTGACTGTAGAGGAGCTGCCATCAAATGTTGCTGATTTGCTCTGA
- the LOC106773081 gene encoding uncharacterized protein LOC106773081, translated as MEFRSKSCRSESLQIENYNGGRVAPTGMQDLRSYSYSASYGSSAYPCKIGKEKEVKVDKGKNIANKVSKSWSFSDPELQRKKRVAGYKIYSVEGKMKGSLRKSLRWIKNTYTEAVHGWW; from the coding sequence ATGGAATTCAGATCCAAATCATGCAGGAGTGAGAGTCTGCAGATTGAAAACTACAATGGAGGAAGGGTGGCCCCAACAGGTATGCAAGATCTGAGGTCTTACAGTTACAGTGCAAGTTATGGTAGTTCTGCATATCCATGCAAGATAGGTAAGGAAAAGGAAGTGAAGGTGGATAAAGGGAAAAACATAGCTAATAAAGTATCAAAAAGTTGGAGCTTCAGTGACCCTGAGTtgcagaggaagaagagagtcGCTGGCTATAAAATATATTCTGTGGAAGGAAAAATGAAAGGCTCCCTGAGGAAGAGTTTAAGGTGGATCAAGAACACCTACACAGAAGCTGTTCATGGATGGTGGTGA